One segment of Pogoniulus pusillus isolate bPogPus1 chromosome 26, bPogPus1.pri, whole genome shotgun sequence DNA contains the following:
- the B3GNT5 gene encoding lactosylceramide 1,3-N-acetyl-beta-D-glucosaminyltransferase, which translates to MFVSPRRVRKRHFLQICATCFILSLMFFWESFDNHIMSHMKSYSYRYLINSYHFVNDSLSINRDNLDRISSYQYLINHREKCQRQDVLLLLFVKTSPENRHRRDAIRQTWGNEQYVRSQLNANIKTLFALGRPTDHLQQTQLQRELQLEDQKYSDLIQQDFLDTFHNLTLKLLLQFSWVNAYCPHARFIMSADDDIFIHMPNLIAYLQSLAQMGVQDLWIGRVHRGSPPVRDKSSKYYVPYEMYQWPSYPDYTAGAAYVISNDVAAKVYEASLTLNTSLYIDDVFMGLCANKMGIVPQSHVFFSGEGKAPYHPCIYNKMMTSHGHVDDLHQLWKQATDPKVKKFSSGIWGRMYCKLVNIVLLCKLYYVDTYPCSAAFS; encoded by the coding sequence ATGTTTGTTAGTCCCAGAAGAGTCAGAAAACGCCATTTTTTGCAGATATGTGCCACTTGCTTCATACTGTCTCTCATGTTTTTTTGGGAATCGTTTGATAATCACATTATGAGCCACATGAAGTCCTATTCCTACAGATACCTCATAAATAGCTACCATTTTGTGAATGACAGTCTCTCTATCAACAGAGATAACTTGGACAGAATATCAAGCTACCAGTACTTGATCAACCACAGAGAGAAATGTCAGCGGCAGGATGTCCTTCTCCTGCTGTTTGTGAAGACTTCTCCTGAGAACCGTCATCGGAGGGATGCAATTAGACAAACCTGGGGTAATGAGCAGTATGTTCGTTCTCAACTCAATGCCAACATCAAAACTCTCTTTGCTTTAGGACGACCGACAGACCATCTGCAGCAAACACAGCTGCAAAGAGAACTTCAGCTGGAAGACCAGAAATACAGTGACTTGATTCAGCAAGACTTCTTGGATACTTTTCACAATCTTACTCTGAAATTGCTTCTGCAGTTTAGCTGGGTGAATGCCTACTGTCCTCATGCCAGGTTCATTATGTCTGCAGATGATGATATATTTATCCATATGCCCAATCTCATCGCTTATCTTCAAAGTTTAGCACAAATGGGTGTTCAAGATCTCTGGATTGGTCGTGTCCATCGTGGATCCCCTCCAGTAAGAGACAAGAGTAGCAAATACTACGTTCCATATGAAATGTACCAGTGGCCCTCTTACCCTGACtacacagcaggagctgcataTGTCATATCAAATGATGTAGCAGCCAAAGTTTATGAGGCGTCGCTGACTCTCAATACAAGTCTTTATATAGATGACGTTTTCATGGGTCTCTGTGCCAATAAAATGGGAATTGTACCACAATCtcatgtatttttttctggagaaggaaaggctccATATCATCCCTGCATTTATAACAAAATGATGACATCTCATGGACACGTAGATGATCTTCATCAGCTCTGGAAACAGGCTACAGATCCCAAAGTTAAAAAGTTTTCTTCAGGGATTTGGGGCAGAATGTACTGCAAACTAGTCAACATTGTGCTTCTCTGTAAACTGTACTATGTGGACACATACCCTTGTTCAGCTGCATTTTCTTAA